The proteins below come from a single Iocasia fonsfrigidae genomic window:
- the ftsZ gene encoding cell division protein FtsZ translates to MFDIGTEIEQFANIKVVGVGGGGNNAVNRMIEEGLEGIDFVAINTDAQALLASNAGRTIRIGEKITKGLGAGSNPAIGKEAAEETREEVAQALEGADMVFVTAGMGGGTGTGAAPVIAEIAKSLGALTVAVVTKPLTVEGRKRMEKAELGIENLKSSVDTLIVIPNDRLLEVAEKQTSLMDAFKIADDVLRQGVQGISDLITITGIINLDFADVKTIMTDAGSALMGIGRAQGEERAAKAAKQAIESPLLEASIDGAKGVLLNITGGMNLGIHEANEAARIIQEVADPEANIILGAVIDEDFEDEVQVTVIATGFEKKRVVEQEREDYSDDFDIEDFSGEDLDIPAFLRRQQG, encoded by the coding sequence TTGTTTGATATCGGAACAGAGATAGAACAATTTGCAAATATAAAAGTTGTTGGAGTTGGTGGTGGTGGAAATAATGCTGTTAATAGAATGATTGAGGAAGGTCTTGAAGGTATAGATTTTGTTGCTATTAATACTGATGCCCAGGCTCTGCTGGCTTCTAATGCTGGTAGAACTATTAGAATTGGTGAAAAAATCACCAAGGGTCTTGGAGCTGGATCAAATCCGGCTATTGGTAAGGAAGCTGCCGAGGAGACCAGGGAAGAGGTGGCTCAGGCACTTGAAGGTGCTGATATGGTTTTTGTCACTGCTGGAATGGGTGGTGGTACTGGTACCGGGGCAGCCCCGGTAATAGCTGAGATTGCCAAAAGCTTAGGCGCTCTCACTGTAGCTGTAGTTACTAAACCTTTGACTGTTGAGGGCCGTAAGCGAATGGAAAAAGCTGAACTGGGTATTGAGAATCTCAAATCGAGTGTTGATACCTTAATTGTTATACCTAATGACCGTTTGCTGGAAGTGGCAGAAAAACAGACCAGCTTGATGGATGCCTTTAAAATTGCGGATGATGTGTTACGTCAGGGTGTTCAGGGTATATCTGATTTAATTACTATTACTGGTATTATTAACCTTGATTTTGCTGATGTGAAGACAATTATGACTGATGCTGGTTCTGCCCTGATGGGTATTGGACGGGCTCAGGGTGAGGAAAGGGCTGCTAAAGCAGCTAAACAGGCTATTGAGTCACCACTACTGGAGGCATCTATTGATGGTGCTAAGGGTGTGTTGTTAAATATTACAGGTGGTATGAATCTAGGTATTCATGAAGCCAATGAGGCTGCTAGAATTATACAGGAAGTGGCTGACCCAGAAGCAAACATAATACTTGGAGCAGTTATTGATGAAGATTTTGAAGACGAGGTACAGGTAACTGTAATTGCAACTGGTTTTGAAAAAAAGAGGGTTGTTGAGCAAGAGAGAGAAGATTATTCTGATGACTTTGATATTGAAGATTTTTCCGGAGAAGACCTTGATATTCCTGCTTTTTTAAGGAGACAACAGGGTTAG
- a CDS encoding cell division protein FtsQ/DivIB has translation MGQDRFLIFIITGISLIALFSFSMSPFFQVNSIEFDGLEILSKNEVNSLVDNYYGENIWLLNKVSIRKILEQTPMIKHVQVEKVFPDNIHIIVEERVPLAKINNNGKYLLFSSSGYIIEEGTINMRVKVPEVIGAGYSLDQNNISFTPKLENIVQALAQVDKETRGLINKIVCQDKEITAYHNNIPVYLNDYQELNKKFRILESIFDKILQEDIVVDYIDLSLLEKPVIKLNNQ, from the coding sequence ATGGGACAGGATAGGTTTCTTATTTTTATAATAACTGGGATAAGCCTTATTGCCTTATTTTCTTTTTCAATGTCACCTTTTTTTCAGGTAAATAGTATTGAGTTTGATGGACTTGAAATACTAAGTAAGAATGAAGTAAATAGTCTTGTTGATAATTATTATGGTGAAAATATCTGGTTACTGAATAAGGTGTCTATCAGGAAAATATTAGAGCAAACCCCTATGATAAAACATGTTCAGGTTGAAAAAGTCTTTCCAGATAATATTCATATAATAGTAGAAGAAAGGGTTCCGCTGGCTAAAATAAATAATAATGGTAAATATCTTTTGTTTAGCAGTAGTGGATATATTATAGAAGAAGGTACTATAAATATGCGGGTTAAAGTACCAGAGGTAATAGGGGCAGGTTATTCCTTAGACCAGAATAATATATCCTTTACACCGAAATTAGAAAATATTGTACAGGCCCTTGCACAGGTAGATAAAGAAACAAGAGGATTAATTAATAAAATAGTGTGCCAGGATAAGGAAATTACTGCTTATCATAATAATATACCTGTGTATTTAAATGATTACCAGGAATTAAATAAGAAATTTCGTATTCTGGAATCAATCTTTGATAAAATATTACAGGAAGATATAGTAGTAGATTATATAGATTTATCGCTGCTGGAGAAACCTGTTATTAAACTAAATAATCAATAA
- a CDS encoding UDP-N-acetylmuramoyl-tripeptide--D-alanyl-D-alanine ligase gives MKDMELGEIVKAVEGVLVQGNRNKKIKGVSIDSRTIKADELFIAIPGEKFNGHDFIDDAAVNGAAAFIISDEVELPERAAYIVVNDTTEALQQLAAYYRQQIDDLTVIAITGSAGKTTTKDMIAALLASKYKVHKTQGNFNNYYGLPLTLLELQGDEDIAVLEMGMSSLGEISLLTSIALPQIGVITNVGETHLESLGTIENVAQGKSELIAALPEDGIAILNYDNSYVRDMKSVFKGEKIIYYGFNKAVDISASNIRIDNKGTSFLIEYQDDKRDILIDKPGRHNVYNALAAIAVARELAVGWNSIKKALLSVDLSSLRWDVQKKKGGITIINDSYNANPLSMEAAVDAVCESAEDRVILVLGAMLELGSNESRAHLELGKKIADSAVDVLITVGEIAQLIARGAIQGNMKKENIHIFDNNKQAAVLLNNILVGNDTVLVKGSRRNKMEEIVEIIGGQGG, from the coding sequence ATGAAGGATATGGAACTAGGGGAAATTGTCAAGGCGGTAGAAGGTGTTCTTGTCCAGGGTAATAGAAATAAGAAAATCAAAGGTGTTTCAATTGATAGTAGAACCATTAAGGCAGATGAATTATTTATTGCTATTCCTGGCGAGAAATTTAATGGTCATGATTTTATAGATGATGCAGCGGTTAATGGTGCTGCAGCTTTTATTATAAGTGATGAGGTAGAATTGCCTGAGAGAGCAGCCTATATAGTAGTAAATGATACAACAGAGGCATTACAGCAGCTGGCTGCATATTATCGTCAGCAAATTGATGATTTGACTGTTATTGCTATTACAGGAAGTGCCGGGAAAACTACTACCAAGGATATGATAGCTGCTTTATTAGCCAGCAAGTATAAAGTTCATAAGACTCAGGGCAATTTTAATAACTATTATGGTCTACCCCTAACCTTACTTGAGCTGCAGGGTGATGAAGATATTGCAGTCCTTGAAATGGGGATGAGTTCTCTGGGGGAAATTAGTTTATTGACCAGTATTGCTTTACCACAGATAGGTGTTATTACAAATGTAGGTGAAACACATCTGGAGAGCTTGGGGACTATTGAGAATGTTGCCCAGGGGAAAAGTGAGTTGATTGCTGCTCTGCCTGAAGATGGAATAGCTATATTAAATTATGATAATTCTTATGTTAGGGATATGAAATCTGTTTTTAAAGGTGAAAAGATTATTTATTATGGGTTTAATAAAGCTGTTGATATCTCAGCTAGTAATATCAGGATTGATAATAAGGGGACATCCTTTTTAATTGAATATCAGGATGATAAAAGGGATATTTTAATTGATAAACCCGGACGGCATAATGTCTATAATGCTCTAGCAGCTATTGCGGTTGCCCGGGAACTGGCTGTTGGCTGGAATAGTATTAAAAAAGCACTTTTATCTGTAGACTTATCATCTTTAAGGTGGGATGTCCAAAAGAAAAAGGGTGGTATTACAATTATAAATGACAGCTATAATGCTAATCCCTTATCAATGGAAGCAGCTGTGGATGCTGTCTGTGAAAGTGCGGAAGATAGGGTTATCCTGGTACTTGGTGCTATGCTGGAACTGGGGAGCAATGAAAGTAGGGCTCATCTGGAACTTGGGAAAAAAATAGCTGATTCTGCTGTTGATGTACTAATAACAGTTGGTGAAATTGCACAATTAATTGCCCGAGGTGCAATCCAAGGTAATATGAAAAAAGAAAATATACATATATTTGATAACAATAAACAGGCAGCAGTTTTGTTGAATAATATTCTTGTAGGGAATGATACTGTTTTGGTTAAAGGTTCCCGGAGAAATAAAATGGAAGAGATAGTAGAAATTATTGGAGGTCAGGGGGGGTAG
- the mraY gene encoding phospho-N-acetylmuramoyl-pentapeptide-transferase, with translation MRYYLAVIFPFFILLLLGPTLIRVLEFLNYGQQIRDEGPKSHLKKKGIPTMGGILIILAILITALLILDLSSYIIWALIITIGMGLLGFLDDIIKIRSRRSLGLKAREKLIGQVLFALLLAVYVYLYTDLGTFVILPIKGGYINLGYWFFPFVIFTVVGTANGVNLTDGLDGLASGVTLIVVSSLAVLISALGYGQLTLFALIVAGACLGFIWYNSYPAQVFMGDVGSLALGGAVASLAVLSQTELFLLIIGGIYVVETLSVMIQVSYFRCTGGARLFKMSPLHHHYELAGLAESKVVARFWILALIFALMGLASFYVI, from the coding sequence ATGCGTTACTATCTGGCAGTTATTTTTCCTTTTTTTATACTTCTATTATTAGGTCCAACCCTAATCCGTGTGCTTGAATTTCTTAATTATGGGCAGCAGATCAGGGATGAAGGGCCTAAATCACATCTTAAGAAAAAGGGAATACCTACTATGGGTGGTATTCTAATTATACTGGCGATTCTGATAACAGCTTTATTAATATTGGATTTATCTTCATATATTATATGGGCATTAATCATTACTATTGGAATGGGCTTACTTGGTTTTCTTGATGATATAATAAAAATCAGGAGTAGACGTTCTCTGGGATTAAAGGCCCGGGAAAAATTGATTGGTCAGGTATTATTTGCTTTATTACTGGCTGTTTATGTATATTTATATACAGATCTAGGAACATTTGTTATTCTGCCTATAAAAGGGGGATATATCAATCTAGGCTACTGGTTTTTCCCTTTTGTAATATTTACTGTAGTTGGTACTGCTAATGGGGTAAACCTAACAGATGGCCTTGATGGGCTGGCATCAGGTGTTACTTTGATTGTAGTTTCTTCACTGGCTGTTCTGATTTCTGCTCTGGGATATGGACAACTGACACTTTTTGCCTTGATAGTTGCCGGGGCTTGTCTGGGTTTTATTTGGTATAATAGTTACCCTGCTCAGGTTTTCATGGGTGATGTTGGTTCACTGGCTTTAGGTGGTGCTGTAGCAAGTCTGGCAGTTTTATCACAGACAGAACTTTTTTTGTTGATTATTGGGGGTATTTATGTTGTTGAAACCCTATCTGTGATGATACAGGTTAGTTATTTTAGGTGTACTGGTGGAGCTAGACTTTTTAAAATGAGTCCACTCCATCATCATTATGAACTGGCTGGCCTGGCTGAGTCCAAGGTTGTAGCCAGGTTCTGGATTCTTGCCTTAATCTTTGCTCTGATGGGGCTGGCTAGTTTTTATGTGATTTAG
- the spoVE gene encoding stage V sporulation protein E — MLQEKQTPDYIVLFVIITLMTLGIIMILSASSIRSHAMYKDSYYLFRHQLVWSLVGILAMIFFMNIDYHIYQKNAKLILLITIAGLILVLIPGVGRVVGGSRRWIGFSFFQVQPSELAKLGVVIYFSQYFTRKKEHLDSFSRGIIPPLIILGLIFALILLEPDLGTGVTIAGTFFIMLFVSGVRLSHLMMLSLSSLPLLYYFIMSEDYRRERLLSFLDPWGDPLDTGYHIIQSLLALGSGGFFGVGLGHSRQKFLYLPEPGTDFIFAVLGEELGFLGGLFVLGLFFLFVWRGLKIASSVPDMFGSMLAVGLTTMVIIQAVINIGVVTASMPITGITLPFISYGGTSLVIMLSGVGILLNISKSAVD; from the coding sequence ATTTTGCAGGAAAAGCAGACCCCAGATTATATTGTTTTGTTTGTAATCATTACTTTAATGACACTTGGTATAATTATGATTTTGAGTGCCAGCTCTATTAGGTCTCATGCCATGTATAAAGATAGTTATTATTTATTTAGACATCAACTTGTCTGGTCTTTAGTGGGTATTCTGGCCATGATATTTTTTATGAATATTGATTATCATATCTATCAAAAAAATGCTAAACTAATATTATTAATTACAATTGCTGGTTTAATACTGGTTTTAATTCCTGGGGTTGGGCGTGTAGTCGGGGGCTCAAGGAGATGGATTGGTTTTAGTTTTTTTCAGGTTCAGCCTTCTGAATTAGCCAAATTAGGTGTTGTAATTTATTTTTCTCAGTATTTTACAAGAAAAAAGGAGCACCTGGATTCTTTTAGCAGGGGTATTATACCCCCCTTAATAATTTTGGGACTTATCTTTGCTTTAATATTACTCGAGCCTGACCTTGGAACAGGTGTGACAATTGCCGGCACATTTTTTATTATGCTTTTTGTCTCCGGGGTACGTTTATCGCATTTAATGATGCTTTCTTTATCAAGTCTCCCCCTGCTTTATTATTTTATAATGAGTGAGGATTATCGTCGCGAGAGATTATTATCATTCCTGGACCCCTGGGGAGACCCTCTTGATACTGGTTATCATATTATCCAATCATTACTTGCTTTAGGTTCTGGTGGTTTCTTTGGGGTAGGATTAGGGCATAGCAGGCAGAAGTTTCTTTATCTTCCAGAACCAGGAACTGATTTTATTTTTGCTGTTCTGGGAGAAGAACTTGGTTTTTTAGGTGGATTATTTGTGTTGGGATTGTTTTTTCTTTTTGTCTGGCGGGGTTTAAAGATAGCTTCATCAGTACCAGATATGTTTGGTTCTATGCTGGCTGTTGGCTTAACAACTATGGTTATTATTCAGGCGGTTATAAATATTGGTGTAGTAACAGCATCAATGCCTATTACAGGAATAACATTACCGTTTATCAGTTATGGTGGTACATCACTGGTTATAATGTTATCCGGGGTAGGTATTCTGTTAAATATTTCAAAGAGTGCGGTTGATTGA
- the murC gene encoding UDP-N-acetylmuramate--L-alanine ligase, protein MFKSIESIHFIGIGGISMSGIAKLLLRQRYRISGSDLEDSHLLAELRERGARIYIGHSAANVGNPDLVVVSSAIPENNPELDYAVFKGIPVIKRAEMIAMIMEDKKGIAISGTHGKTTTTSIVATMLKEGGFDPTVLVGGELGTINGNAFLGDGDFMVTEADESDGSFLYYKPQVVVVTNIEMDHQDYYDSKNKLLNTFEDFMKNIPEDGELIACADDDNVYRIINEDDQQALTYGIKRGVLRAVSLQLLPFGSIFKLMFNDCIMGEINLQVPGRHNILNALAATAVGLYAGMEFSSIKAGIEKYTGVRRRFEKKGLIDKVLVVDDYAHHPTEIEATLKAAKNTGYERVIAVFQPHRYTRTKHLMKEFSESFELVDHLIVTDIYSAGEKEIPGVDARELAKLAAQNLDLKVEFIASLEDIAVYLEKVIRPKDLVLTIGAGDVYRVGEMFIDRMKKQREMA, encoded by the coding sequence ATGTTTAAATCAATTGAAAGTATTCATTTTATTGGGATAGGCGGTATTTCTATGAGTGGTATAGCTAAATTATTGTTAAGGCAGAGGTATAGGATTAGTGGTTCTGATCTTGAAGATTCTCACCTGCTGGCTGAATTAAGAGAAAGAGGAGCCAGGATATATATCGGCCATTCAGCTGCTAATGTCGGAAATCCTGACCTTGTTGTTGTCTCCAGTGCTATACCAGAGAATAACCCAGAGTTAGATTATGCAGTATTTAAGGGAATACCAGTTATTAAAAGGGCTGAAATGATAGCTATGATTATGGAGGATAAAAAAGGTATTGCTATTTCGGGTACACATGGGAAAACAACGACAACATCTATAGTAGCCACTATGTTAAAAGAAGGGGGGTTTGATCCTACTGTTCTGGTTGGTGGAGAATTAGGCACAATCAATGGTAATGCCTTTCTAGGTGACGGCGATTTTATGGTCACTGAAGCAGATGAAAGTGATGGCTCTTTTCTTTATTATAAACCACAGGTTGTGGTAGTTACTAATATTGAGATGGATCATCAGGATTATTATGACAGCAAAAATAAATTACTGAATACCTTTGAGGATTTTATGAAAAACATCCCTGAAGATGGTGAACTTATAGCCTGTGCTGATGATGACAATGTATATAGAATTATTAATGAAGACGATCAGCAGGCCCTTACATATGGAATTAAAAGAGGGGTATTAAGGGCTGTCAGTCTCCAATTATTACCTTTTGGAAGTATCTTTAAACTTATGTTTAATGATTGTATAATGGGGGAAATCAACCTACAGGTCCCGGGTAGACATAATATTTTAAATGCACTGGCTGCTACTGCTGTTGGTCTTTATGCTGGAATGGAATTTTCCAGTATTAAGGCTGGAATTGAAAAGTATACTGGGGTAAGACGTAGATTTGAAAAAAAAGGATTAATAGATAAGGTACTGGTTGTTGATGACTATGCCCATCACCCGACAGAGATAGAGGCAACCCTTAAAGCAGCCAAAAATACAGGTTATGAACGTGTAATTGCTGTATTTCAACCACACCGTTATACACGGACAAAGCATTTAATGAAGGAATTTAGTGAATCTTTTGAGCTGGTCGATCACCTTATTGTAACAGATATTTATTCTGCTGGTGAAAAGGAAATACCAGGTGTAGATGCCAGGGAACTGGCAAAGCTAGCTGCTCAAAATCTGGATTTAAAGGTAGAATTTATTGCTAGTTTAGAGGATATTGCAGTTTACCTTGAAAAGGTGATCCGCCCTAAAGATTTAGTGCTAACAATTGGTGCAGGTGATGTTTATCGTGTGGGCGAGATGTTCATTGATAGAATGAAAAAACAACGTGAAATGGCCTGA
- the murD gene encoding UDP-N-acetylmuramoyl-L-alanine--D-glutamate ligase, with product MIEVAGKRIAVIGLSRTGIATATMLNEHGAKVIASDVKSKEELEKTVNILTEKGIEFELGGHGEKCLACDLLVVSPGVPLELPFFKKAAAKGIPIIGEIELAYHFTKASIIAITGTNGKTTTTRLLGNIMEKSMPGQVKVVGNIGVPMIQEVVGLDSDDWIIAEISSFQLETIKEFRPYISLYLNFTPDHLDRHKTIEGYWEAKRRLFMNQRAGDYAIINDDDPAVIRAAEGCKAWKYLISTSNCIARGVYLKDGQLFIRDKDKTGILKESIISVDDIPLRGRHNVMNTAFAITAAHLAGVDKDDIRQGILNFSAEEHRLQEIAVDDDGTLYIDDSKATNPDAAINALNSFSQPLILIAGGQDRDADFSEFARTVYEKVRVLVLLGETKKKLKEAVLKKGFDNINIHEAVDMKEAVSLAFNELRAGDCLLLSPACPSWDMYLNYKERGREFQREVDLKRGG from the coding sequence ATGATAGAAGTAGCCGGAAAAAGAATTGCTGTTATAGGACTCAGCCGTACTGGTATTGCTACTGCTACCATGTTAAATGAACATGGTGCAAAGGTTATTGCTTCTGATGTTAAAAGTAAAGAAGAGCTGGAGAAAACAGTTAATATACTAACAGAAAAAGGGATAGAGTTTGAACTGGGAGGTCATGGTGAGAAGTGTCTGGCCTGTGATCTGCTGGTGGTAAGTCCTGGTGTACCTCTTGAGCTGCCTTTTTTTAAAAAAGCAGCAGCTAAAGGTATTCCTATCATAGGTGAAATAGAACTTGCTTATCATTTTACAAAGGCCAGTATAATTGCTATTACAGGTACTAATGGAAAGACTACAACTACAAGGCTTCTAGGGAATATTATGGAGAAATCAATGCCCGGTCAGGTGAAAGTAGTTGGTAATATTGGAGTTCCTATGATTCAGGAGGTTGTTGGGCTGGATAGTGATGACTGGATTATAGCTGAGATTAGTTCATTCCAGTTAGAGACTATTAAAGAGTTTAGACCATATATTAGTCTTTATTTGAATTTCACCCCTGATCACCTTGATAGACATAAGACTATAGAAGGTTACTGGGAAGCCAAGAGGAGATTGTTTATGAATCAAAGGGCTGGAGATTATGCTATTATTAATGATGATGATCCAGCAGTAATAAGGGCTGCTGAGGGTTGTAAAGCCTGGAAGTATCTAATTAGTACCAGTAATTGTATTGCAAGAGGAGTATATTTAAAGGATGGGCAATTATTTATCAGGGATAAGGATAAAACAGGTATTCTAAAGGAAAGTATTATTTCGGTTGATGATATACCACTGAGGGGCAGACATAATGTTATGAATACTGCTTTTGCTATCACGGCCGCACATCTGGCAGGTGTTGATAAGGATGATATTAGACAGGGTATTCTTAATTTTTCTGCTGAAGAACATAGACTGCAGGAAATTGCTGTTGATGATGATGGTACACTTTATATAGATGATTCTAAGGCTACTAATCCTGATGCAGCCATTAATGCCCTGAATTCTTTTTCTCAGCCTCTTATATTAATTGCTGGTGGTCAGGATAGGGATGCTGATTTTTCTGAATTTGCCAGGACTGTTTATGAAAAGGTCAGGGTACTTGTTTTGTTAGGTGAGACCAAGAAAAAGTTAAAAGAAGCAGTATTAAAAAAGGGTTTTGATAATATAAATATACATGAAGCGGTAGATATGAAAGAGGCTGTTAGCTTAGCTTTTAATGAATTAAGGGCTGGTGATTGTTTATTGCTTTCTCCTGCCTGTCCCAGCTGGGATATGTATCTAAATTACAAGGAAAGGGGCAGGGAGTTTCAGAGAGAAGTTGACTTGAAAAGGGGAGGATAA
- the murG gene encoding undecaprenyldiphospho-muramoylpentapeptide beta-N-acetylglucosaminyltransferase has product MKAIITGGGTGGHIYPALAIARALKEKGWDILYIGSKGGLEGRIVPDEGFSYQEVEVLPLPRKLNIVLFKAILLTCRGFFQARGLIKEYKPDIILGTGGFVAGPVVLAGSLGNIPTIIHEQNVYPGFTNRLLSYSVEQIALNFADAERYFSKKVKNKLVVTGNPIRRIITETDREKGLKAFKLNKNKKTIFVFGGSQGSASINQAMFEIYYKLRNNDWQIIHITGEKNYQDIINELNGRGLNPVENKNIRIMPYLKEIELAYAAADLIVYRAGATGLAEITACGIPAILVPYPYAAGNHQEYNARSLADHGAAIVIADDKLTGELLFRRISELINDKFKLLKMSRNSKKLAQLQATEKLIKAIEDLVG; this is encoded by the coding sequence ATGAAGGCTATAATTACTGGAGGAGGAACTGGCGGGCATATATATCCTGCCCTGGCAATAGCCAGGGCATTAAAAGAAAAGGGTTGGGATATATTATATATTGGTTCAAAGGGTGGTCTGGAAGGAAGAATTGTTCCTGATGAAGGCTTTAGTTATCAGGAAGTTGAGGTGTTACCACTCCCACGCAAACTAAATATAGTATTATTTAAGGCAATACTATTGACCTGCCGGGGTTTTTTTCAAGCCAGGGGTTTGATTAAAGAGTATAAACCTGACATTATCCTGGGAACAGGTGGTTTTGTAGCTGGGCCAGTTGTCTTGGCTGGTAGTCTTGGTAATATACCAACTATTATCCATGAACAGAATGTTTATCCGGGTTTTACTAACCGTTTATTGTCTTATAGTGTTGAGCAGATAGCCCTTAATTTTGCTGATGCTGAAAGGTATTTTTCAAAAAAGGTTAAAAACAAACTAGTTGTTACAGGTAATCCAATAAGAAGGATTATAACTGAGACAGATAGGGAGAAAGGCCTTAAAGCTTTTAAACTTAATAAAAATAAAAAAACCATCTTTGTTTTTGGGGGGAGTCAGGGTTCTGCAAGTATAAATCAGGCTATGTTTGAGATATATTATAAATTAAGGAATAATGACTGGCAGATTATACATATTACTGGAGAGAAGAATTATCAGGATATTATTAATGAATTAAATGGCAGGGGATTAAATCCTGTCGAAAATAAGAATATTAGAATCATGCCGTATCTTAAAGAGATTGAACTGGCTTATGCTGCTGCTGATTTAATAGTATACCGGGCAGGAGCAACAGGATTGGCCGAGATTACTGCCTGTGGTATACCGGCAATTTTAGTGCCTTATCCCTATGCTGCTGGTAATCATCAGGAGTATAATGCCAGGAGTCTGGCAGACCATGGTGCTGCCATTGTAATTGCTGATGATAAATTAACTGGGGAATTATTATTTAGGAGGATAAGCGAATTGATAAATGATAAATTCAAATTATTAAAAATGAGTAGAAATAGTAAGAAACTTGCCCAGTTACAGGCGACAGAAAAACTTATTAAGGCAATCGAGGATTTAGTAGGTTAG
- the ftsA gene encoding cell division protein FtsA, whose amino-acid sequence MTNRRVVTGLDIGTTKICAIIAELTTEDKIDIIGIGLAPSHGLRKGIVVDIDETSKAIREAYQKAERMAGISIESAFVGIAGSHISSLNSHGVVAVTGEEKEIKASDIERVMEAAKIIPLSAEEEIIHVLAREFIVDGCSGIKDPLGMSGVRLEVETHIVTGSSTSIQNLVKSVHRAGLDVDDIVLEPLASSESVLTIDEKELGVALVDIGGGTTDLIVFHEGSICYTSILPVGGNHVSNDIAVGLRTPIGEAEKIKITAGCALKSMADQEDYIDVVTASGKQTQQVPLLSLCEVIEPRMQEIFSLVKRELEQVGPRDLTPGGIVLTGGASLLYGSDVLASDIIGLPVRQGEPKHISGLTDVIDNPVYINRGDKVPKAIFSTAVGLVEFGVRYYQPSKKQFNNEIVGSLFAKVKNWLSDFF is encoded by the coding sequence GTGACAAACCGTAGAGTTGTGACTGGACTTGATATTGGTACAACTAAAATATGTGCGATAATTGCTGAGTTAACAACAGAGGATAAAATAGATATAATTGGTATTGGTCTGGCTCCTTCCCATGGGTTACGGAAAGGAATTGTTGTGGATATTGATGAGACAAGCAAGGCGATCAGAGAGGCCTATCAAAAAGCCGAAAGAATGGCCGGAATCAGTATTGAATCTGCCTTTGTTGGTATTGCGGGTTCACATATTTCTTCTCTTAATAGTCATGGTGTAGTTGCAGTAACAGGGGAAGAAAAAGAGATTAAAGCAAGTGATATTGAGCGGGTTATGGAAGCTGCTAAAATAATTCCTTTGTCTGCTGAAGAAGAGATAATACATGTTTTAGCCCGGGAGTTTATCGTTGATGGTTGTTCTGGCATTAAAGACCCTCTTGGAATGTCCGGGGTTCGGCTGGAAGTTGAAACACATATAGTTACCGGGTCCAGTACATCTATACAGAATCTGGTTAAGAGTGTTCACCGGGCAGGTTTAGATGTAGATGATATTGTTTTAGAACCACTGGCTTCAAGTGAATCAGTGTTAACTATTGATGAGAAGGAATTAGGTGTTGCTTTAGTGGATATTGGTGGTGGTACTACTGATTTGATTGTCTTTCATGAAGGTAGTATCTGTTATACATCCATTTTACCAGTGGGGGGCAACCATGTCAGTAATGATATTGCAGTTGGACTTAGAACTCCAATTGGAGAAGCTGAGAAGATAAAAATTACTGCCGGTTGTGCTTTAAAGAGTATGGCTGATCAAGAAGATTATATTGATGTAGTTACTGCCAGTGGTAAACAGACACAACAGGTTCCACTACTTTCTCTCTGTGAAGTAATAGAGCCGCGTATGCAGGAGATATTTAGTCTTGTTAAACGGGAATTAGAACAGGTTGGTCCCAGGGATCTTACACCTGGTGGGATTGTTCTGACAGGTGGGGCATCTTTATTGTACGGTTCTGATGTTTTAGCATCTGATATTATTGGCCTTCCTGTCAGGCAAGGAGAGCCAAAACATATTAGTGGCTTAACAGATGTAATAGATAATCCTGTCTATATAAATAGGGGTGATAAGGTTCCTAAAGCTATATTTTCAACTGCTGTTGGTCTGGTTGAATTTGGTGTGAGATATTATCAGCCTAGTAAAAAACAGTTTAATAATGAAATAGTCGGCAGCCTTTTTGCTAAAGTGAAAAATTGGTTAAGTGATTTTTTTTAA